The Meles meles chromosome 6, mMelMel3.1 paternal haplotype, whole genome shotgun sequence DNA segment AGTTTCAGGTTTGTAAAACCAAACCTGGAACCTACCTGCACCCACCTTCTGAACAGTAGAAACCATCCCTCTCCTTTATTCCTCTGTAAcctaattctactttttaaaaggaCATTTCCCCTAATTCCCACATCCAATAAATATCCAGTCTAAATTATTCTCCACCCAATTATTAAACTTTTCACAAGCTCCATGGGGAAGATTTACCCTGAGACAAATAGTGAACAGAATGGGGACTttggaaaaagattaaaaaaaaaaagtacaaggcAAAAGTGGTCCcagtatcagaaatgaaaacattctgcTACCTGTGCAACTCAGTAACGAGGAAGGTAAACCATACAGTCACGTTGGTGTGCATTAAGGAAAGACTTGTGATGAGACTGGGACATACTAAGACTCTTCGCTGTATTATACATAGACTTGTGCTCAGAAAGAAAAGGCGTGTGAGGCAGCCTTACATTCCAGGGAAAATGGTGGGACTGGGGTCTGCACTGGAATCATCAATTGAATCAAAattctttactcttcttttccAGTCCTCCTATAGATGTATGGCCAAGGTCTGGGCTTTCCATAGCACACTAAGGGAAAAGAACAGCAGACATGAAGAGAGCAAAAGCCTTTTCCCAGCCCATGGTTTGGACCAGATCCTTAGCACTCTCTTCACTGAGACGAAAGGACTGATTTCTGCTCATCCAATCCCCACCTCTCTTTAGATCCTATGGTCATCCTCCCTGGTCAACCTTCACTACATCCCCAATCCCCCAACCTCAAGAACACAAAGCTTTTCAGTTGCcacaaagtaatttttaaaatgtggtttctTTGTTTAAACAGTTACTAAGTTGGTTCATCTTTTAGTAACAGACCTTCCCTCCCCTAGTGCCCCCGACTCAGTCCTGTATGATcacatcgtcatcatcatcatcctcttcttcctcctcctcctcctcctcttcatcctcGTCATCTTCTGGcagttcttcctcctcctcttcgtcCTCTTCATCTAGACAAACCACCACCTCAGCTGGCTCAGGTAATCGAGAGTCAAACCAATCCAATACCTGCTGGGTGCTAAGCCTTGATGCCTGACTCAGTTGAGGGATATCACTTTCCCGTAGCTGTTGATGGGCTGCCCAGTACCTCTCCAAGGGTCGTATatccggtgggggtggggggttcggCAGAGGTGGTGTCTCAGCCCATTCATTCAAGGAGCGGGTTGAAGGTGGGGGTGTGGGAATTGCTGGGTCCTGGAAACTAGAGGCACCAGGTACTGCGTTGTCCCGAAACCATTTTAGTTGCCCATGCTTCAAGGCATAGCGTGTGTCACCAAACCACTGAATGATCTCAGGCCGAGGTAAACCAGTGATCTGTTCTAATTTATGGTAATCCTCACGCCGTGCCCATTGgcactgtaaaaaaaaagatttgaggatAGCCAGCTGCTCTTTGGTTTTGCGCTTGGTCTTTCGCTGGCGTTGCATATCTGGGGAAAGGTAATCTGCAGGGCCAACCCTACCTGGTACTGAGTTATGTCTTAGCCCCTGGGGCCAGGCTGGCTCCAGATGTGGGGGCAGTGCCTGTTCACTGGGTGACAGTGGCTGAGATATACAGCCTCGTGACTGGAGGGGTTTAGAGGTGGCAGTAGCTCCATTAGCCAGTACCGGGAAAGTGGAagaagaggtagagggagaagaagaagtcATATTAGATGTTGACTCCTGCTTACAACTACTAGCAAGTAGTGAGATTGGTGGGGGCTTATCCCGAGCATGTGGCTGGTGGACAGCTGTGGAGTGGTTCCAGGAAGCAGAACCTAGGCCATGTGACTGGTGGGGACCCCTGCCTGCCTGCTCCTTAGAGAAGCCACCGCTTTGAAGATCCTGCCAAAAATCTGATTGGTGCGGGAATGCCCTACTGCCAGGTACCATCAGGGGTTCCTTTGCTTTCTGGTGACTCAGCAGCTCTGAGGACTCCTCAGGTTCTACCTTCAATCCTTTCATTTGGGTGGGCTCACTAAGAGTCAGGGGTACTATTCCAAGACCCACTTGTTCTGGAGGTGGCAATGGAGAAGGAGGCACCTCCTCTGGGGGCCGCCCCGCATGATGAGTAAAAGAGAGAAGGGATTTGAAATGGAGCTGGTCCCGATGGTAGACCACTCGGGCTCGAGTCTCTTCTATTTCTTCAGATGACCAGCTAATGCCACAGCGGAGGCGCTGGGCCATGAACCAAGTCTTTACTTTCTCCATCTGCAGCCCATAGCGTAAGCAGAGAAGGGCAATGTCTGCTAGACTGGGATAGGGAAAG contains these protein-coding regions:
- the HOMEZ gene encoding homeobox and leucine zipper protein Homez; this encodes MVRGWEPPPGPDRAISEGHKSESTMPPNKEASSLNSSPAGLICLPPISEELQLVWTQAAQTSELDGNEHLLQTFSYFPYPSLADIALLCLRYGLQMEKVKTWFMAQRLRCGISWSSEEIEETRARVVYHRDQLHFKSLLSFTHHAGRPPEEVPPSPLPPPEQVGLGIVPLTLSEPTQMKGLKVEPEESSELLSHQKAKEPLMVPGSRAFPHQSDFWQDLQSGGFSKEQAGRGPHQSHGLGSASWNHSTAVHQPHARDKPPPISLLASSCKQESTSNMTSSSPSTSSSTFPVLANGATATSKPLQSRGCISQPLSPSEQALPPHLEPAWPQGLRHNSVPGRVGPADYLSPDMQRQRKTKRKTKEQLAILKSFFLQCQWARREDYHKLEQITGLPRPEIIQWFGDTRYALKHGQLKWFRDNAVPGASSFQDPAIPTPPPSTRSLNEWAETPPLPNPPPPPDIRPLERYWAAHQQLRESDIPQLSQASRLSTQQVLDWFDSRLPEPAEVVVCLDEEDEEEEEELPEDDEDEEEEEEEEEEDDDDDDVIIQD